The genome window AGAAGCTCAAGGCCTTCAACCGGCAGTACTACGCGCCCGAGAACATGGCGCTCGTGGTCGTGGGCCCGGTGGAGATCAAGACGGTGCGGGCCATGGTCGACCGCACCTTCGGGCAGGCGCGCCGGACCGGCTATGCGCCGCCCTCGGCGCCGCCCCTCAGCCCCATCAAGGGCATGGTGCGGCGCACCGTCGAGAGGCCGGAGCAGCAGGCGCATCTGGCCATGGGCTGGCAGGCGCCCAGTCTCAGCAACCCCGACAGCTTCCCTCTCGATCTCCTCTCGACCATCCTGGCAGGCAGCGAGAGCTCGCGGATGGCCAAGACCCTGCGCGACGGGGAGCGGATCGTGGCGAGCATCAGCATGACCAATTCCTCGCTGCAGCTCTCCGGCATCATCTATGTCCAGGCCGCCCTCGAGGCGGCGGACGTGGAGCAGGCCGAGCGCCGCATCATCGAGGAGATCGCGCGCATCCAGCGGGAGGGGCCGACGGAGGAGGAGCGCCAGCTCGCCGTGACCAAGGCCGAATCCGAGCACGCCTTCTCGTACGAGACCTCGGACGGCGTCGCCTCGGCGTACGGTCTCGCGCAGACCATGGGCAAGCTCGAGGACGAGCTGCGCTACCTCGAGCGGCTCCGGACGGTGACGCGGGAGCAGATCCGGGACGCGGCCCGCAAGTATCTCCCCCTCAGCGACTACGCGCGCATCGCCTTCGTACCGGGGAAGGCCAGATGATTTTCGAGCTGAGACGCTGCCCGCCTTTCGAGCTGAAGGGCGGAGCCCTGAGGCGAGAGCTGAATAGATCCCGCAGGCCGGACCGCGGCGAGGCGAGTACCAATTCAATGAGGTACAGAATGTTGTGCGTGCGCGCTGCCGTACTGCTGGCCCTCCTCGTCCCGTCTGTGGCGACCGCCCAGGTCGACGGGGTGACACGGACGCGGCTGCCCAACGGGCTCACCCTG of Candidatus Methylomirabilota bacterium contains these proteins:
- a CDS encoding pitrilysin family protein, with translation MTVAPRAAAALILAALLASGCATASVRAAAPSGEPPPPILQVLPNGLTLIVQDHRAADIVAVYLWVATGVRYERPDGLGYSHFQEHMLFKGTDKFGPGYIDRIVEGQGGRDNAFTSFDYTTFQITVPSEATRTAIELLDDMAFRSTFDPKEITAEREVIFEEARIEQDNPKTAIIRQLYGLVFADHPYGRPVLGTTETMNAATQEKLKAFNRQYYAPENMALVVVGPVEIKTVRAMVDRTFGQARRTGYAPPSAPPLSPIKGMVRRTVERPEQQAHLAMGWQAPSLSNPDSFPLDLLSTILAGSESSRMAKTLRDGERIVASISMTNSSLQLSGIIYVQAALEAADVEQAERRIIEEIARIQREGPTEEERQLAVTKAESEHAFSYETSDGVASAYGLAQTMGKLEDELRYLERLRTVTREQIRDAARKYLPLSDYARIAFVPGKAR